A window of the Pseudomonas gozinkensis genome harbors these coding sequences:
- a CDS encoding P-loop NTPase fold protein, protein METEKSNSDWNDSEIDAAVDAYISMLSREQTGQKFVKTEENRILREGALIGRTKGSVEFRMQNISAVLEELGLPRINGYKPAKNVGNHIRDRILARLTEKNLIPQSSKPSDYSRETLFHSDDPWAVGLEDKIGVVDEAKAMATLAIRTEDPPLAIGVLGDWGTGKSFFMRLVYQQIQRDSKDTVLIKFNAWHFVDTNLWASLVDHIFTELDQWVRKNEIEGESRLSSQKLFENLSTAQELAVESAEKLVLCRQAQSIATKRLAEARDNNNAFWQSITETLKKQVDFEKVKSAAKTLGLEKLYEDTFQLKKTIDAFNNERTRTKAIREGLLHRIASWQAILIGLTIILILPPAFSKAFELISETFKANISIFTKEILTLSTTITGITAGIAFLTKHIRSAVNQISGFRTTLEKVIDAQEKSKSKTLSKLATDVEEAQNLLTVATEKVAAATHDFDAGTGRGRMLSFIRERANDGHYASHLGLVAAIRKDFEELSRGLKTDSNQSKMPILDGKLKKRILDLIDDPKSQLKSADKEKLESMLKVSSVTETQKFKRIVLFIDDLDRCPPTKVVEILQAVHLLLGFPLFIVFVAADVRWVNRALTKHYPDLLDEQHAESFNKKIGATAHDYLEKIFQIPYWVRPMSANSSAALLESRIQNFNTDTTSLSTSPITSDEAITNNTADSTEDFSDNSKEKTQNNRLIFSNDERTFLSQLAPFAGNSPRRVLRFINTYRIIKISLSDEENEALEQRYFRELLLSLAISIGTPEAFNSWSQFIQSGPTNTDLRTLLKKSDLQPWHRLSSSNTTLQGAVQTYLRTNTSGSIQDTIEASKLVKRYSFIG, encoded by the coding sequence ATGGAAACGGAAAAGAGCAACAGCGACTGGAACGACTCGGAGATTGACGCAGCGGTCGATGCTTATATCAGCATGTTGTCACGCGAGCAGACTGGCCAAAAGTTCGTTAAAACTGAAGAGAATCGAATCCTTCGCGAAGGTGCCTTAATCGGGCGAACAAAAGGATCGGTTGAGTTTCGGATGCAAAATATTTCTGCGGTTCTTGAAGAGTTGGGATTGCCGCGCATCAATGGCTACAAACCAGCGAAAAACGTGGGAAACCATATCAGAGATCGAATTCTTGCACGACTTACTGAAAAAAATTTAATCCCCCAAAGTTCTAAACCATCAGATTATTCAAGAGAAACGTTGTTCCATAGTGATGATCCATGGGCGGTCGGACTGGAAGACAAAATTGGTGTCGTAGATGAAGCAAAAGCGATGGCTACACTTGCCATTCGTACAGAGGACCCTCCATTAGCAATCGGAGTCTTGGGCGACTGGGGGACGGGCAAATCATTTTTCATGAGACTTGTTTATCAGCAAATCCAAAGAGACTCTAAAGATACCGTTCTAATAAAATTTAACGCTTGGCACTTTGTCGATACAAATCTTTGGGCCAGCCTTGTTGATCATATCTTCACAGAACTCGATCAATGGGTTCGAAAAAACGAAATAGAAGGAGAGAGCCGGCTCTCCTCACAGAAGCTATTTGAGAATCTGTCAACTGCACAAGAATTGGCAGTGGAGTCTGCGGAAAAACTGGTTCTCTGCCGTCAAGCACAAAGCATCGCTACTAAGAGATTAGCAGAGGCAAGAGATAACAATAATGCATTCTGGCAATCCATTACCGAAACTCTAAAAAAGCAGGTTGATTTTGAAAAAGTTAAATCCGCGGCAAAAACCCTTGGCTTAGAAAAATTATACGAGGACACTTTTCAACTAAAAAAAACCATTGACGCCTTCAACAACGAGCGAACACGAACAAAAGCCATTAGAGAAGGACTATTACATCGCATAGCTAGCTGGCAAGCTATCCTGATAGGACTGACCATCATCCTAATTCTACCGCCGGCGTTTTCGAAAGCGTTTGAACTAATAAGTGAGACATTCAAAGCCAATATAAGTATTTTTACCAAAGAGATACTTACACTCAGCACTACAATCACCGGAATAACTGCTGGAATTGCATTTCTAACTAAACATATTCGCTCAGCAGTAAACCAGATATCCGGCTTCCGAACGACACTAGAAAAAGTGATTGACGCTCAAGAAAAATCAAAATCTAAAACACTTTCGAAGTTAGCAACAGATGTCGAAGAAGCTCAGAACCTACTAACTGTAGCTACGGAAAAAGTGGCCGCAGCCACACACGACTTTGACGCAGGTACGGGTCGAGGAAGAATGTTAAGTTTCATTCGCGAACGAGCTAATGATGGACATTATGCAAGCCATCTAGGGCTCGTAGCAGCTATTAGAAAAGACTTTGAGGAACTATCCCGCGGGCTAAAAACTGATTCAAATCAATCCAAAATGCCGATTCTCGATGGAAAATTAAAAAAGCGAATACTGGACTTAATTGACGATCCAAAAAGCCAGCTAAAATCGGCAGATAAAGAAAAGCTCGAATCCATGCTGAAAGTCAGTTCAGTGACGGAGACACAAAAATTCAAGAGAATAGTCCTTTTTATTGACGACTTGGATCGCTGCCCACCAACCAAAGTAGTAGAGATACTTCAAGCAGTTCATTTACTACTAGGATTCCCATTATTTATCGTTTTCGTCGCTGCAGATGTGCGGTGGGTCAATCGAGCTCTAACCAAGCATTATCCTGACCTCCTGGATGAACAACATGCCGAAAGCTTTAACAAAAAAATCGGCGCAACCGCTCATGATTATCTCGAAAAAATATTCCAAATTCCTTATTGGGTAAGACCAATGAGCGCAAATTCTAGCGCCGCATTATTAGAATCTAGGATTCAGAATTTCAATACAGACACAACTTCACTCTCCACATCCCCTATAACATCTGACGAGGCTATTACCAACAATACCGCAGATTCTACAGAAGACTTTAGCGACAACAGCAAAGAAAAAACACAGAACAACAGGCTAATATTTAGTAACGACGAGCGAACGTTTCTAAGTCAGCTAGCGCCGTTTGCTGGAAATTCTCCACGCAGAGTACTTCGCTTCATTAACACTTATCGGATAATAAAGATCAGTTTATCTGATGAAGAAAATGAAGCACTTGAGCAAAGATACTTTCGAGAGCTTTTGTTAAGCCTAGCAATAAGCATTGGAACCCCAGAGGCATTCAATAGCTGGTCGCAGTTCATACAGAGTGGCCCAACCAACACGGATCTTAGAACCCTGCTCAAAAAATCTGACTTACAACCTTGGCACCGTCTTTCCTCTTCAAACACAACGCTTCAAGGAGCGGTCCAAACTTACCTCCGCACGAACACATCTGGAAGCATACAAGACACTATTGAGGCTTCAAAACTAGTAAAACGTTATAGCTTTATTGGATAA
- a CDS encoding DUF6933 domain-containing protein, whose product MLIFNCTEAASKFFSRVHQGKKITPVDFAPPSSTIEDDEMDSGVEQWLVHAITVQRKHVLFAMHIKTRYCMVFADMKKADLDAFVGQFADRWFNGVMLHATHHGLSEWIDIEPLIERFQRMCRPQQFYRRSHRSAQKHIDEVAWVFQDKAAGAGCLPPDEVAAMVFDAQMNDTPRNSKGAKGYYYPDEEMTVHWLRRYCALDEDEVQAAKDRRKQIYREIAAAEQEAWLKEYKRRNSIT is encoded by the coding sequence ATGCTGATCTTCAACTGCACCGAAGCTGCCAGCAAGTTCTTCAGTCGTGTCCACCAGGGCAAAAAGATCACCCCGGTGGATTTCGCCCCGCCATCATCAACCATCGAAGATGATGAGATGGACAGTGGTGTCGAGCAGTGGCTGGTGCATGCGATCACCGTGCAACGAAAGCATGTACTCTTCGCCATGCATATCAAGACTCGCTATTGCATGGTTTTCGCCGACATGAAAAAGGCCGATCTGGATGCATTTGTGGGGCAATTCGCTGATCGCTGGTTCAACGGTGTAATGCTTCATGCAACCCATCACGGGCTCTCCGAGTGGATTGATATTGAACCGTTGATTGAGCGATTCCAGCGGATGTGTCGACCGCAGCAGTTCTATCGCCGCAGCCATCGCAGCGCACAGAAACACATCGATGAAGTTGCCTGGGTCTTCCAGGACAAGGCTGCAGGGGCAGGTTGTCTACCGCCTGACGAAGTCGCAGCCATGGTGTTCGACGCGCAGATGAACGACACCCCAAGAAACAGCAAGGGCGCCAAGGGTTACTACTACCCGGATGAGGAGATGACCGTTCATTGGCTTCGTCGTTATTGCGCTCTGGATGAGGACGAAGTTCAAGCGGCCAAGGACCGGCGCAAGCAAATTTATCGGGAGATCGCAGCAGCCGAGCAGGAAGCTTGGCTGAAAGAGTACAAACGGCGAAACTCGATTACTTAA
- a CDS encoding sulfite exporter TauE/SafE family protein: protein MFYLLLTLFGCLTGVTAVLFGFGGGFVVVPLLYRMLTANHGADDPISQSAMHIAVATSTCVMIVNALVATDKHRRAGNLVRDYIWPLGGFIGLGSVVGAIAAVWVSGEVIRYAFIAYLGVTIVDCLLRRGFLTQSEGVIPRRLGTVETSGGGVGIGAIATFLGVGGSVMTVPLLRRCGLSMSQATSMANPLSVPVALAGTLTYMLIAGFSETELGPWFIGYVDLLAFAVLTLGSMLGIRLATRWIGRIPDRVHAWVYIGLLVIVMVVMSVK, encoded by the coding sequence ATGTTCTACCTCCTGCTGACACTCTTCGGCTGCCTGACCGGCGTCACCGCCGTGCTCTTCGGCTTCGGCGGCGGCTTCGTCGTCGTGCCACTGCTGTACCGCATGCTCACCGCGAACCACGGCGCCGACGACCCGATCAGCCAATCCGCCATGCACATCGCCGTCGCCACCTCGACCTGCGTGATGATCGTCAACGCCCTGGTCGCCACCGACAAACATCGCCGCGCCGGCAACCTTGTCCGTGATTACATTTGGCCCTTGGGTGGGTTCATCGGATTGGGCTCGGTCGTCGGTGCAATCGCAGCAGTCTGGGTCAGCGGCGAAGTCATCCGTTATGCCTTCATCGCCTACCTCGGCGTGACGATTGTCGACTGTCTGCTGCGACGCGGATTTCTCACACAGTCTGAAGGCGTCATCCCACGGCGATTGGGAACAGTGGAAACTTCTGGCGGTGGTGTAGGCATCGGCGCCATCGCAACCTTTCTCGGTGTAGGAGGAAGCGTCATGACCGTGCCGTTGTTGCGGCGTTGCGGGTTGAGCATGTCGCAGGCGACGTCGATGGCCAATCCGTTGAGCGTGCCCGTGGCGCTGGCGGGAACGCTGACGTACATGCTGATCGCGGGGTTCAGTGAGACAGAACTCGGGCCATGGTTTATCGGGTATGTGGATCTGCTGGCGTTTGCGGTGCTGACGCTGGGCTCGATGTTGGGGATTCGACTGGCCACACGGTGGATCGGGCGGATACCGGATCGGGTGCATGCTTGGGTTTATATTGGATTGTTGGTTATTGTGATGGTGGTAATGTCGGTTAAGTAG
- a CDS encoding AraC family transcriptional regulator yields the protein MRNVSINLLDDTPRPVVAIGTDYSHGCLLPRHTHRRAQLLYGATGVMQVSTHDGNWVVPPQRAVWIPPGVAHEVLMLGVSTRSLYVEPGVVDLGERCQVISVSPLMRHLLMEAVELPLTYDLTGRDGVLIDLLLHELVRSAPLPLHIPLPSDGRLLELCQTFLHQPNAHQSPQQWADQLHVSLRTFNRLFRQQTGLSFSQWRQRACVVLALARLAAGEAVTRIALDFGYDSPAAFSMMFRRILGQAPSVWLEAAN from the coding sequence ATGCGCAATGTTTCGATCAATCTGCTGGATGACACGCCGCGCCCGGTGGTAGCGATCGGTACGGATTATTCCCACGGCTGTCTGTTGCCACGTCATACGCATCGACGGGCGCAATTGTTGTACGGCGCGACCGGGGTGATGCAGGTCAGCACGCATGACGGCAACTGGGTGGTGCCGCCGCAGCGGGCGGTGTGGATCCCGCCGGGGGTGGCGCATGAGGTGTTGATGCTGGGGGTCAGCACTCGCAGTTTGTATGTCGAGCCGGGGGTGGTGGACCTGGGTGAGCGTTGCCAGGTGATCAGTGTGTCGCCGTTGATGCGGCACTTGCTGATGGAAGCCGTGGAGTTGCCGCTGACCTATGACCTGACCGGGCGCGACGGCGTACTGATCGATCTGTTGCTGCATGAATTGGTGCGCAGTGCACCGTTGCCGTTGCATATCCCGCTGCCGTCTGACGGAAGACTGCTCGAACTGTGTCAGACCTTTCTGCATCAGCCGAATGCCCACCAATCCCCCCAGCAATGGGCCGATCAGCTGCACGTAAGCTTACGCACCTTCAACAGACTGTTTCGTCAGCAGACTGGCCTGAGTTTCAGTCAATGGCGCCAGCGCGCCTGCGTGGTCTTGGCGCTGGCACGCCTGGCGGCGGGTGAAGCGGTAACGCGGATTGCCCTGGATTTCGGCTATGACAGCCCGGCGGCGTTCTCGATGATGTTCCGCCGGATCCTCGGTCAGGCACCGTCCGTCTGGTTGGAGGCGGCGAACTAG
- a CDS encoding helix-turn-helix domain-containing protein, translating to MASSAMNLILERIALFQFTPTHCAQARGMLGWSIEQLAREAKVSVDDIQRFEAQQDVADEVRLALTYRFEAQGLVFFPGFAPGRGGNVRGAMPTSVDRETYAMAD from the coding sequence ATGGCCTCTTCAGCGATGAACCTCATCCTCGAACGTATCGCCCTTTTCCAGTTCACCCCGACCCATTGCGCCCAGGCCCGAGGGATGTTGGGCTGGAGCATTGAACAGTTGGCGCGAGAGGCCAAGGTTTCAGTAGACGACATTCAGCGGTTCGAAGCGCAACAGGACGTGGCGGATGAGGTGCGGCTGGCGTTGACCTATCGGTTTGAGGCGCAGGGGCTGGTGTTCTTTCCGGGGTTTGCGCCGGGGCGTGGGGGGAATGTCAGAGGTGCGATGCCCACGTCGGTTGATCGCGAAACTTATGCAATGGCTGATTGA
- a CDS encoding helix-turn-helix domain-containing protein → MIGIEESRGNIYEDLEIPNANEMRIKSQLCAKIGEIIKARHLTQSQASEILGLSQPKLSEMLRGKFRGISEAKMMECLSHLGRDVQIVVKPAPRSRKEGRIEVVFA, encoded by the coding sequence TTGATTGGAATCGAAGAAAGCAGAGGGAACATCTACGAGGATCTAGAGATACCAAACGCCAATGAGATGAGGATCAAGTCACAGCTTTGCGCAAAGATCGGTGAAATCATCAAAGCGCGTCATCTCACTCAATCTCAAGCTTCTGAAATCCTGGGGTTATCACAACCCAAGCTATCCGAAATGCTGAGAGGAAAATTCCGCGGCATCAGTGAGGCCAAGATGATGGAATGCCTTTCCCACCTCGGCCGAGATGTGCAGATTGTGGTCAAACCGGCCCCCCGCTCTCGCAAAGAGGGCCGAATTGAGGTGGTGTTCGCTTGA
- a CDS encoding amidase family protein: MKFRFKRSMNALAPAILLSLTSSVALAAPSNAALEYASASELSAMMVSNELTSVALVQHLITRIADLDKQGPTLNAIVEMNPQALDIAAAMDNERAQGKSRGPLHGIPVLLKDNFDTADSMQTSAGSMAMIGLPAAQDAFTVKQLRDAGAILLGKANMSEWSGMRDMSLPLGWSGRGGQGKNPHVLSESTCGSSSGPAAAVAAGFTPLALGTETNGSISCPASANGVVGVKPTLGLFSRSGIVPITRLQDTPGTLTRTVRDAALLFNVIQGVDASDSATADAPTGVDYTTLLSKEALRGKRIGYPIAYTGSHDTKLSPSLEMLLALATLEEQGATLVPLTVRLPDIDDYINGLMGGMKHELPEYLASRQGLPINSLKTLIDFNQANPGEEKYGQEMLEAINASALSHQEASTLITTISQNFKEAIDEQVREHNLDALFAESDGFSQFSAATAGYPAITLPSGMSDDGTPTSVFFYGQQWSEPQLFAMAYSYEQASMELRHPGFKE, encoded by the coding sequence ATGAAATTCCGCTTTAAACGCAGCATGAATGCGCTGGCGCCGGCCATCCTGCTTTCTCTGACCAGCAGCGTTGCCCTCGCGGCGCCTTCCAATGCAGCACTTGAGTACGCAAGCGCCAGCGAGCTGAGTGCGATGATGGTCAGCAACGAATTGACATCCGTCGCACTGGTTCAACACCTCATCACACGCATTGCGGATCTGGACAAGCAAGGCCCGACCCTCAACGCCATTGTCGAAATGAATCCCCAGGCACTCGACATCGCAGCCGCGATGGACAACGAGCGTGCGCAAGGCAAGAGCCGTGGCCCGTTGCACGGAATCCCGGTGCTGTTGAAGGACAACTTCGATACCGCTGACAGCATGCAAACCAGTGCCGGCTCAATGGCCATGATCGGGCTACCGGCGGCTCAAGATGCTTTTACGGTTAAACAACTGCGCGATGCCGGCGCCATCCTGCTGGGCAAGGCCAACATGAGCGAGTGGTCGGGGATGCGTGACATGTCTCTGCCCTTGGGGTGGAGCGGGCGCGGCGGCCAAGGGAAAAATCCTCATGTGTTGAGTGAAAGCACCTGTGGTTCCAGTTCCGGCCCAGCGGCAGCGGTGGCAGCAGGTTTCACACCACTGGCGTTGGGGACTGAAACCAATGGTTCGATCAGTTGCCCGGCGTCAGCCAATGGTGTGGTCGGTGTCAAACCGACGCTGGGGCTGTTCAGCCGCTCCGGCATCGTGCCGATCACCCGCCTGCAAGACACGCCGGGCACGCTTACTCGTACCGTTCGGGATGCCGCGCTGCTGTTCAACGTCATACAGGGCGTTGACGCCTCGGACAGCGCCACTGCCGACGCACCCACTGGCGTCGACTACACCACACTGCTTTCCAAGGAAGCCTTGCGAGGAAAACGGATCGGTTATCCGATCGCGTACACAGGGTCTCACGATACGAAGCTGAGCCCGAGTCTTGAGATGCTGTTGGCTCTGGCAACTCTGGAGGAGCAGGGCGCCACGCTGGTCCCATTGACTGTGCGCCTTCCGGATATCGATGACTACATCAACGGCCTGATGGGCGGAATGAAACATGAACTGCCCGAATATCTCGCCAGCCGCCAGGGTTTACCGATCAATTCCCTGAAGACGCTGATCGACTTCAACCAGGCCAATCCCGGTGAAGAGAAATACGGCCAGGAGATGCTTGAGGCCATCAATGCGTCCGCGCTTTCCCATCAGGAGGCGAGCACACTGATTACAACCATCAGCCAGAACTTCAAGGAAGCCATCGATGAGCAGGTGCGTGAGCACAATCTGGATGCCCTGTTCGCCGAATCGGATGGCTTTTCCCAGTTCTCCGCTGCCACCGCAGGCTACCCGGCAATCACCTTGCCCTCGGGCATGAGCGATGACGGCACGCCGACCTCCGTGTTCTTCTACGGCCAGCAGTGGAGCGAGCCACAGTTGTTTGCCATGGCATACAGCTACGAACAGGCTTCGATGGAATTGCGGCATCCGGGGTTCAAGGAGTAA
- a CDS encoding MBL fold metallo-hydrolase, which translates to MARSIASAGSQKPEPSRQAEGVFRNHAPVQREGLRKMLRIMWNMIFHKPRNTRPAAAIPVQPLTRADLIAAPNHSVYRLGHSTLLLKLQDKFWITDPVFAERASPVQWAGPKRFHQPPISIDELPPIEAVILSHNHYDHLDYEAVLKLADKVNVFLTPLGVGDTLIKWGIDAGKVRQFDWWQGTEVAGIRFIATPSQHFSGRGLFDGNQTLWASWVIIDGDTRIFFSGDSGYFDGFKRIGEQYGPFDLTLMETGAYNVEWPYVHMQPEETLQAHLDLKGRWLLPIHNGTFDLAMHAWHEPFDRILALAWERSVSITTPKMGEAFNLMQPQRGDAWWLEMEQEMSEKGRAACSGYRAG; encoded by the coding sequence ATGGCCAGATCCATTGCTTCTGCGGGCAGTCAAAAACCTGAACCTTCGCGTCAGGCCGAAGGCGTATTCCGCAACCACGCGCCGGTGCAGCGCGAAGGTTTGCGCAAGATGTTGCGGATCATGTGGAACATGATCTTCCACAAACCGCGCAACACACGGCCGGCGGCGGCCATTCCGGTACAGCCACTGACCCGCGCGGACCTGATCGCGGCGCCCAACCACAGTGTTTACCGCCTCGGTCACTCGACCTTGCTGCTCAAACTGCAAGACAAGTTCTGGATCACCGACCCGGTGTTTGCCGAGCGTGCCTCGCCGGTGCAATGGGCCGGGCCGAAACGCTTTCACCAGCCACCGATCAGCATCGATGAATTGCCGCCGATTGAAGCGGTGATCCTGTCGCACAACCACTACGACCACCTCGACTACGAAGCGGTGTTGAAACTGGCGGACAAGGTCAACGTCTTCCTGACCCCGCTGGGCGTCGGCGACACCCTGATCAAATGGGGCATCGATGCCGGCAAGGTTCGCCAGTTCGACTGGTGGCAGGGCACCGAAGTCGCCGGCATCCGCTTCATCGCCACCCCGTCGCAGCACTTCTCCGGCCGTGGCCTGTTTGACGGCAACCAGACCCTGTGGGCTTCTTGGGTGATCATCGACGGCGACACGCGAATTTTCTTCAGCGGTGACAGCGGCTACTTCGACGGTTTTAAACGCATTGGTGAACAGTACGGCCCCTTCGATCTGACCCTGATGGAGACTGGTGCCTACAACGTCGAATGGCCTTACGTGCACATGCAACCTGAGGAAACCCTGCAAGCCCACCTCGACCTCAAGGGCCGCTGGCTGCTCCCGATCCACAACGGCACGTTCGACCTGGCAATGCATGCCTGGCATGAGCCTTTCGACCGAATTCTTGCGCTGGCCTGGGAGCGCAGTGTGTCGATCACCACGCCGAAAATGGGCGAGGCGTTCAACCTGATGCAACCGCAACGTGGGGACGCGTGGTGGTTGGAAATGGAACAAGAGATGTCAGAAAAAGGGCGTGCTGCTTGTAGCGGCTACAGGGCTGGGTGA
- a CDS encoding TetR/AcrR family transcriptional regulator, whose protein sequence is MTAPQRLTDRKREAIIQAAIAEFRTNGFEVTSMDRIAATAGVSKRTVYNHFPSKEELFAEILNQLWARISTEQAVSYQPDQPLREQLRTMLLAKLQMMADDNFMNLARVAIAAAIHSPERAQNMVARMGEREESVTVWIRAAQADGRLKPVAPEFAAHQVQGLLKTFAFWPQISLGQPSLDSTTQNAVVDSALDMFLACYQL, encoded by the coding sequence ATGACAGCTCCCCAGCGCCTCACCGACCGTAAACGCGAAGCCATCATCCAGGCTGCGATCGCCGAATTCCGTACCAACGGTTTCGAGGTCACCAGCATGGACAGGATCGCGGCTACCGCCGGGGTATCGAAGCGCACGGTTTACAACCATTTTCCGAGCAAAGAAGAGCTGTTCGCCGAAATTCTCAACCAGTTGTGGGCACGGATCAGCACCGAGCAAGCCGTGTCGTATCAGCCCGATCAGCCTTTGCGCGAACAATTGCGAACGATGCTGCTGGCCAAACTGCAGATGATGGCGGACGACAATTTCATGAATCTGGCCCGTGTCGCCATCGCGGCTGCGATCCACTCGCCCGAACGCGCACAGAACATGGTGGCGCGCATGGGTGAGCGTGAGGAAAGCGTGACCGTGTGGATTCGCGCCGCTCAGGCGGACGGTCGGCTGAAACCGGTCGCCCCGGAATTCGCCGCCCATCAGGTGCAGGGGCTGCTGAAGACGTTTGCCTTCTGGCCGCAGATCTCCCTGGGCCAGCCCTCGCTAGACAGCACCACGCAAAATGCCGTGGTCGACTCTGCACTGGACATGTTTCTGGCCTGCTATCAGCTCTAG
- a CDS encoding diguanylate cyclase encodes MENKRGKGLSFARRIYLPRAIGLGIGFFSVGAALYPLNMPGWLWALLLFNGFLWPHAAYQWSTRSAFPYRAERRNLLYDSMCGGFWTACFQFNPLTTVTILSMMTMNNVAAGGQRLFLLGALAQVIGVLLGWSVFGVKFTLTATQTQVWACLPMLTLYPLALGMVCYRLAIKLAEHKRTLSALSRTDSLTGLLNHGAWKDLLHLKFQQCRQHNSQAILALIDIDHFKSINDSYGHIVGDAVLRQLSHELKFVLDESELAGRYGGDEFCVILPNLPLNKAEALMEQLRQAMDRYRHPEVPELRVSLSIGLARYQPAYADALEWFDDSDKALYSAKHAGRNTINVALSRSNA; translated from the coding sequence ATGGAAAACAAACGCGGCAAAGGCTTGTCATTCGCCAGACGCATTTACCTGCCGCGGGCCATCGGACTGGGCATCGGTTTCTTCAGTGTCGGTGCCGCGCTGTATCCGTTGAACATGCCGGGCTGGCTCTGGGCGCTGTTGCTGTTCAACGGTTTTCTCTGGCCGCACGCGGCCTATCAATGGTCGACCCGCTCGGCTTTTCCCTATCGCGCCGAACGCCGCAACCTGCTCTATGACTCGATGTGCGGCGGTTTCTGGACCGCGTGTTTCCAGTTCAATCCGCTGACCACCGTGACCATCCTGTCGATGATGACCATGAACAACGTGGCCGCCGGCGGCCAGCGTCTGTTCCTGCTCGGCGCCCTCGCCCAGGTGATCGGCGTGCTGCTGGGCTGGTCGGTATTCGGGGTCAAATTCACCCTCACGGCCACACAGACTCAGGTCTGGGCCTGCCTGCCGATGCTGACCCTTTATCCACTGGCACTGGGCATGGTCTGTTACCGGTTGGCGATCAAACTCGCCGAACACAAACGCACCCTGAGCGCCCTGAGCCGCACCGACAGCCTGACAGGCCTGCTCAACCACGGCGCCTGGAAAGACCTGCTGCACCTCAAGTTCCAACAGTGCCGGCAGCACAACTCCCAAGCCATCCTGGCGCTGATCGATATCGATCATTTTAAGTCGATCAACGACAGTTACGGACACATCGTCGGCGATGCCGTGCTACGGCAATTGAGTCACGAGTTGAAATTCGTACTCGACGAAAGCGAGCTGGCCGGACGTTACGGTGGTGACGAGTTCTGCGTGATCCTGCCCAATCTGCCACTGAACAAGGCCGAAGCGCTGATGGAGCAGCTGCGTCAGGCAATGGATCGATACCGCCACCCCGAGGTCCCTGAGCTGCGAGTCAGCCTCAGCATCGGCCTCGCCCGCTATCAACCCGCCTACGCCGACGCCCTCGAATGGTTCGACGATTCCGACAAGGCGCTTTACAGCGCGAAACATGCGGGACGCAATACGATCAACGTTGCGTTGAGCCGCTCCAACGCCTGA
- a CDS encoding LysR family transcriptional regulator yields the protein MLRDGAHYRLAFTHSKLAFTQVINAAMQYQLDFPDLALILALVRGGSLARAAQLLKVDVSTVFRAVRRLEASLGQQLFEKSRAGYLPTSLAQTLAEQAERAEQALEAARIGVEQGGEVVSGTVRLTCTDSVLQGLLLPALAQFMPNYPALTIELSTSNDFANLSRRDADIALRLTRTPPEHLVGRQLAKISYRVCASERYLQNVEAADLAALTWIAPDDFLPDHPTVAWRRQQLPGVTPSYRCNSMLSVTELVRAGLGVAALPDFLIGEGLQALSEPLHGYDTALWLLTRPDCRALRSVVTLFDELGRALRLP from the coding sequence TTGTTGAGGGATGGCGCTCACTATAGATTGGCGTTCACGCACTCGAAATTGGCGTTTACCCAAGTGATCAATGCAGCCATGCAATACCAGCTCGATTTCCCGGACCTGGCCCTGATCCTCGCTTTAGTGCGCGGCGGCTCTCTGGCCCGGGCCGCGCAGCTGTTGAAGGTCGATGTGTCGACGGTGTTTCGCGCTGTGCGCCGACTGGAAGCGTCACTGGGCCAGCAACTGTTCGAAAAAAGCCGCGCCGGTTATTTGCCCACCAGCCTCGCGCAAACCCTGGCCGAGCAGGCCGAACGCGCCGAGCAAGCTTTGGAAGCGGCGCGAATCGGAGTGGAGCAGGGCGGCGAAGTGGTCAGCGGCACGGTGCGCCTGACTTGTACCGACTCGGTGCTGCAAGGTCTGCTGTTGCCGGCGCTGGCGCAGTTCATGCCGAACTATCCGGCGCTGACCATCGAGCTGAGCACTTCCAACGATTTTGCCAACCTCAGCCGCCGCGATGCCGACATCGCCCTGCGCCTGACGCGTACACCGCCGGAGCATCTGGTCGGACGGCAGTTGGCGAAGATTTCCTACCGGGTCTGCGCCAGCGAGCGTTATCTACAAAATGTTGAAGCGGCCGATCTGGCAGCGCTGACGTGGATCGCCCCGGACGACTTCCTGCCCGATCACCCGACCGTCGCCTGGCGCCGCCAGCAGTTGCCCGGTGTGACGCCGAGCTATCGTTGCAACAGCATGCTGTCGGTGACGGAGTTGGTCCGCGCCGGACTGGGCGTGGCGGCGTTGCCGGACTTTCTGATCGGCGAGGGCCTGCAAGCCTTGAGCGAACCGTTGCATGGTTACGACACCGCGCTGTGGCTGCTGACCCGCCCCGACTGCCGCGCATTGCGCTCGGTGGTCACGCTGTTCGATGAACTGGGGCGGGCGTTGCGGTTGCCGTGA